The DNA region GAGGAAACACTTCACAACATCATGACCGCCTGCattatcatgcacaacatgataatcgaaGATGAGAGACCTGATGGGGACGTTGAACACGTGTACGACGGTACTGGTGATCCTGTGGAGCCATCACGCACCCCAACCCCCACACTAGAAGCATTTGCCCAATGGTATGGGATGATAACTAGCAGGCAGGGGCATCACCAGCTCCGTGACGATCTTGTCGAGCATCTGTGGCAGTTCCACGGAGTGGAGTAGTGCGTATTATGTTGAGTAATTTGTCATGTGTCCTTTGGCAGTTCGTATTATGTTAAATAATTTGTCCTGTGTCCTTTGGTACTGCGTATTATGTTCAATAATTTGTCTTGTGTCCGTTGGCAGTGCGTATTATGTTCAATAAATTGTCCCGTGTCCTTTGGCATATTATGAACCTATGGTCTGTTTGTGTACGATTACGTTAGTGAAGAGTTGCAAATTCGGAATGGTTCTGAGAACCGAGCACTTCATTCCATCAGTTATACATTACGAATTTGCAACGGAGCATTGCACTCCATCAATTAGACATGCCGACACCTGCACTACAGCAGCAAGCATCACTACTCACGCTGGATAGCCATCAGACACCAGAATGAATGAAGTATTTTGTATGAGCTCATAAGAACCGCATGCATCATACAGACTATGTAGGATTTGCATGAGGTACAAGTGTACTGCTCAATCATACTCTTCACAAGCACAGCCATTAAGCAGTCCGAAAATCATGCATGACTGAGACCTGATTGCAACACCAGTTACAAGTCCGAAGATAATTCATACAGGACCTGCACTCTACATGTCAGCCAAACAGCACCATAACCACACTGCAATATGCCATACAGGTACTCTACACAAGCTCCAAGCCAAACAACAAGACTCAACTAGAACTGGTTCAGTACAGACCTCAAACTGGACAACAATGTCACCATCAAATAAAACTTCGCAAACAAGATCACAATTACAAAGATGGGCCTCGGGTGACGCGCCTAGCGGCAATGATGCTCTGCCTGAGGCTCTTGTAGTAGGCCTGCTGGTCCTCGTCCATTTGAGAAAGGTCCATGCTCATTATGTGCCtctcctccttttccttttccatttGCATACGCTCCGCCTCGAGCCTTagcctctgctgctccttttCCAGTTCCATTTTCATTCTTTCCTCCTCGAGCCTTAGCCTTTGCCGCTCCACATCCATCAACTCAGCAAACCTCTCAGCTCTTTCCTTTTCAATCTTGTCTTTCATTGCCAACTGCCGATCGAATAAGTCTGTCATGGGCCCAGAGGCTGAACTCGACGACGAAGTACCGCGGGCTTCCTTGGACCGAGTGCGACCAGGGGGCCGTTTGCCACGTTCACCGGCATTGGATGTAGGTGCATCCACATCCTCTGCTCTGTTCAAGCCGGCAGACGAGGCTACATTAGGGGTCGATGAGGGGCTTCCTGTGGCGGTGATCTTCTGCCTTTTGCGCGAGGATTCTACTTGCCACTTGGGATGATCCCTCAACTCCCTCCAACATGGCAGCAAGGTGAACTCCTTGTGCTCAGCGGCTTGAAACATCGTGCATGCCTCCACGACCTCCAATGTGTAAAAAACATGGTACATCAGATTAATAGAATTGCACATATATTGCATATGAGGCATGTGGAAAATGATGCAAGTTTACTCAAGTGTGaaccaatatccaaatgatatgTTCGGCCTATATGTAAAACTTAAGGACATGCCTCCTATGGCAAACAGCTACAATGGTTTAGGTTTGCACACTGAGGTATTATACAAACCGAAGCAGTACAAGGTGGAACAATCATAACTGTGCTTGGAAGACATTGctgaattgaaaaaaataatgaacTATTGACATACCATCTCGGCCTCGGTTGTTCCACTCCTCC from Phragmites australis chromosome 8, lpPhrAust1.1, whole genome shotgun sequence includes:
- the LOC133927722 gene encoding uncharacterized protein LOC133927722, whose translation is MGYYLADGIYPEWATFVNPIPCPVGRKRQHFVVQQAALRKDVERAFGVLQSWFPIVRGATRIWDEETLHNIMTACIIMHNMIIEDERPDGDVEHVYDGTGDPVEPSRTPTPTLEAFAQWYGMITSRQGHHQLRDDLVEHLWQFHGVE